AGGAGAAGGTATCTGGACTTGCTGATGAACGAAGACGTGAGAAAAAGATTTTTGCTGCGGTCAAAAGTTGTCGGGGAGATAAGAAAATATTTGAACGAAAAAGGCTTTCTGGAAGCGGAGACGCCCGTTTTGCAGACTTTGGCCGGAGGGGCGACGGCGGAGCCGTTTAAGACTCACCACAACGCCTTGGATATTGATTTATATCTGCGCATAGCGCCGGAACTTTACCTGAAGCGGCTGTTGGTCGGCGGATTCGCCAAGGTTTACGAACTTTCCCGCAACTTTAGAAACGAGGGCATAGACGCCACCCACAATCCAGAGTTTACGATGCTGGAGGTTTACGAGGCCTACCGCGACGCGGATTACCTGATGAACTTTACGGAAGAGTTTTTGAAGAATATCGTTAAAAATTCTATCGGAGAGAGCGAGGTAAAATTCGGAGAAAACACAATTTCTTTTTCCGGCAAATTCGCGCGGGTGAAGTATTTTGACCTGTTCAAAGAGATGGCGGAGATGAAAAACGTCGAGACGGCTTCCAGGGAGGACTACGCCAAAAAAGCGGAACAGCTCGGGATAAAAGTGGAAAGTTTTGAGACAAAAGAAAAAGTAATGGACAATATTTACAAAAAAGTATGCCGTCCCAAGCTCATCCAGCCAGTGTTCATTACCGACTATCCGGCGGGCGCTTCGCCTTTGGCCAAGAGGAAGGAAAACAACCCCGATTTGATAGACCGCTTCCAGTTGGTTGTCGGAGGGTACGAAATCGTCAACGCCTTTTCCGAGTTAAATGATCCGATAGATCAAAAAGAGAGATTTAAAGAACAGGATAAGGCGAAAGAACGGGGCGATAAAGAAGTTTCCCCTAGTGACGAAGATTATCTGGAGGCGATGGAGTACGGCATGCCTCCGGCGGCCGGTTTGGGCCTCGGCGTGGACCGTTTGATAATGATTTTTACCGACGCGCACAATATCAAAGAAGTGATATTGTTCCCAACCATGCGGCCGAAGTAATCTTCTTTAGACCAATTTTCTTAAAGGTGTGGAGTTATCCACACCTTTTTATTTGCGTATATATTGCAAAGTGGTGTATAGTATTATCATTGTGGGTGAAAGTGGGTAGTTCTGTGGATAACTTTATATGCTCATAGGCGAATACAGGCACAACATAGACGCCAAAAAAA
The DNA window shown above is from Candidatus Paceibacter sp. and carries:
- the lysS gene encoding lysine--tRNA ligase, producing MSTFEEIRGERLKKLNNLKEKGINPYPVSVSKDFEIKDILGDFDRLAAEGKEIKTAGRIMAIRAHGGSVFFDLQDGGGKIQAYIKKDEIGEPLFNLFFENADIGDFVEVAGAAFLTKKQEKSVKVSAWEMAAKSLRPLPEKWHGLSDTEERFRRRYLDLLMNEDVRKRFLLRSKVVGEIRKYLNEKGFLEAETPVLQTLAGGATAEPFKTHHNALDIDLYLRIAPELYLKRLLVGGFAKVYELSRNFRNEGIDATHNPEFTMLEVYEAYRDADYLMNFTEEFLKNIVKNSIGESEVKFGENTISFSGKFARVKYFDLFKEMAEMKNVETASREDYAKKAEQLGIKVESFETKEKVMDNIYKKVCRPKLIQPVFITDYPAGASPLAKRKENNPDLIDRFQLVVGGYEIVNAFSELNDPIDQKERFKEQDKAKERGDKEVSPSDEDYLEAMEYGMPPAAGLGLGVDRLIMIFTDAHNIKEVILFPTMRPK